A single window of Narcine bancroftii isolate sNarBan1 chromosome 1, sNarBan1.hap1, whole genome shotgun sequence DNA harbors:
- the rgs3a gene encoding regulator of G-protein signaling 3a isoform X3, producing the protein MLHRMVDFSEKCLERAKDMKNRLGFLRWHSEPNPGINAAKLDKASKTVKPSTEEALKWGESLEKLLIHKYGVAAFRAFLRTEFSEENLEFWLACEDYKKAKSQSKMTSKAKKIFGEYIAIQSCKEVNLDSYTREHTKENLQKVSRSCFDLAQKRIYGLMEKDSYPRFLRSDLYLDLTDQKKHSPLS; encoded by the exons ATGCTGCACAGAATGGTGGACTTCTCAGAAAAATGCCTCGAGAG AGCCAAAGATATGAAAAACCGTTTGGGATTTCTTCGCTGGCACAGTGAACCCAATCCGGGCATCAACGCTGCAAAACTTGACAAAGCCAGTAAAACTGTGAA GCCCTCAACTGAAGAAGCTCTGAAATGGGGAGAGTCTCTGGAAAAACTTCTGATCCATAAAT ATGGTGTAGCGGCATTCCGAGCTTTCCTGCGCACCGAGTTCAGTGAAGAGAACCTAGAATTCTGGCTGGCCTGTGAGGATTATAAAAAAGCCAAATCACAATCCAAGATGACCTCCAAGGCCAAGAAAATATTTGGGGAATATATTGCCATTCAGTCCTGCAAAGAG GTTAATTTGGACTcctacacaagggaacataccaAGGAGAATCTTCAGAAAGTCTCTCGATCTTGCTTTGATCTTGCACAAAAAAGGATATATGGTTTGATGGAGAAGGACTCTTATCCAAGGTTCCTCAGGTCAGACCTTTACTTGGATTTGACAGACCAGAAGAAACACAGTCCGTTATCGTAG
- the rgs3a gene encoding regulator of G-protein signaling 3a isoform X4, with protein sequence MKNRLGFLRWHSEPNPGINAAKLDKASKTVKPSTEEALKWGESLEKLLIHKYGVAAFRAFLRTEFSEENLEFWLACEDYKKAKSQSKMTSKAKKIFGEYIAIQSCKEVNLDSYTREHTKENLQKVSRSCFDLAQKRIYGLMEKDSYPRFLRSDLYLDLTDQKKHSPLS encoded by the exons ATGAAAAACCGTTTGGGATTTCTTCGCTGGCACAGTGAACCCAATCCGGGCATCAACGCTGCAAAACTTGACAAAGCCAGTAAAACTGTGAA GCCCTCAACTGAAGAAGCTCTGAAATGGGGAGAGTCTCTGGAAAAACTTCTGATCCATAAAT ATGGTGTAGCGGCATTCCGAGCTTTCCTGCGCACCGAGTTCAGTGAAGAGAACCTAGAATTCTGGCTGGCCTGTGAGGATTATAAAAAAGCCAAATCACAATCCAAGATGACCTCCAAGGCCAAGAAAATATTTGGGGAATATATTGCCATTCAGTCCTGCAAAGAG GTTAATTTGGACTcctacacaagggaacataccaAGGAGAATCTTCAGAAAGTCTCTCGATCTTGCTTTGATCTTGCACAAAAAAGGATATATGGTTTGATGGAGAAGGACTCTTATCCAAGGTTCCTCAGGTCAGACCTTTACTTGGATTTGACAGACCAGAAGAAACACAGTCCGTTATCGTAG